Proteins encoded together in one Impatiens glandulifera chromosome 1, dImpGla2.1, whole genome shotgun sequence window:
- the LOC124919601 gene encoding uncharacterized protein LOC124919601: MINCNFCRLPEDVRKEVMTRALNRTRSVLLPTELSTRKGYRSGWVSQEGSSRGIRTESNGRFSGGGRSDRWVFTKQPPFFSRALSVKSPRVAADGEGSTSVRTPRNGGSKLPSFKCLEPNTKDDETGLVLADSNKNPVREDELHQC; encoded by the coding sequence ATGATCAATTGCAATTTCTGTAGGTTACCGGAGGATGTCAGAAAGGAAGTCATGACCCGAGCATTGAACCGGACAAGAAGTGTATTACTACCGACAGAATTAAGTACTCGAAAAGGTTATAGAAGCGGTTGGGTTTCACAGGAAGGGAGTAGCAGAGGAATAAGGACTGAAAGCAACGGTCGATTCAGCGGCGGTGGGAGATCGGACCGGTGGGTTTTCACGAAACAGCCGCCGTTTTTCAGTCGGGCATTATCGGTTAAATCCCCTAGAGTGGCGGCGGATGGAGAAGGGTCAACTTCTGTAAGGACACCTAGAAATGGTGGGTCAAAGTTGCCATCGTTTAAGTGTTTGGAACCAAACACAAAAGACGATGAAACCGGTTTGGTTTTGGCCGATTCAAATAAAAACCCGGTTCGAGAAGATGAACTTCATCAGTGTTGA
- the LOC124919600 gene encoding E3 ubiquitin-protein ligase ATL31 yields MIIVDIQSLCNHHGIIISTSLIFFLLHSVGAQLPSTPPPPGQFPYQFNPSVAAIIIVLIAALFFMGFFSVYIRQCYDISPNNGGNSVRRAGGIGASLRRRGATRGLDQTVIENLPTFPYSEVKELKIGKGALECAVCLNEFDDEEILRLLPKCDHVFHPECIDAWLKSHVTCPVCRSDLAAQTDETPVENPESIPEPPVENPVVEEVAIQIDEERIDENDRNRYPQLVDRARSFNQIRPPPVSKSIRGWPFWSKFPRSHSTGHSLVQPGENTDRFTLR; encoded by the coding sequence ATGATCATCGTTGATATACAGAGTTTATGTAACCACCATGGTATCATCATCTCAACCTCActcatcttcttcctcctccaCTCCGTCGGAGCACAACTACCATCAACACCTCCGCCGCCGGGCCAATTTCCATATCAATTCAACCCATCAGTCGCCGCCATCATAATAGTCCTAATCGCCGCCCTTTTCTTCATGGGTTTCTTCTCCGTATACATCCGTCAGTGCTACGACATCTCACCTAACAACGGCGGTAACAGTGTCCGCCGCGCCGGAGGAATCGGTGCCTCCTTGAGACGTAGAGGGGCAACTCGTGGACTCGACCAAACCGTAATCGAGAATCTTCCCACGTTTCCTTACTCCGAGGTTAAAGAATTGAAGATCGGAAAAGGCGCGTTAGAATGCGCAGTATGCTTGAATGAATTCGACGATGAGGAAATTCTCAGACTATTGCCTAAATGCGATCACGTGTTCCACCCTGAGTGTATCGACGCTTGGCTAAAATCACACGTCACCTGCCCTGTTTGCCGGTCCGATCTCGCCGCCCAGACGGACGAAACACCGGTTGAAAACCCTGAATCGATTCCGGAACCGCCCGTTGAAAACCCAGTAGTTGAAGAGGTCGCAATTCAGATTGACGAGGAGAGAATTGATGAAAACGATCGTAATCGGTATCCGCAACTAGTTGACCGTGCCCGGAGCTTTAACCAAATCCGACCGCCGCCGGTATCTAAATCAATCCGAGGATGGCCGTTTTGGAGTAAGTTTCCCCGCTCCCACTCGACCGGTCATTCTCTAGTTCAACCAGGGGAGAACACAGATCGATTTACCTTAAGGTAA